One Aegilops tauschii subsp. strangulata cultivar AL8/78 chromosome 7, Aet v6.0, whole genome shotgun sequence genomic window carries:
- the LOC109739090 gene encoding uncharacterized protein produces MMHGKSDSDITSLAASSPPRSPKRGAGAGGGAYYVQSPSRDSAHDGGGAGGYKSSSMQATPVYNSPNESPSHPSYGRHSRASSVSRFSGILRGGSGRKGGGDLKAVNAKGWPECSVIEEEGSYEGLSGGDSGLSGRCKLALAFVSFLLLFTVVCLIVWGAARPYEPDVVVKSIAMDNFYAGEGTDHSGVPTKMVTLNCSLNMVVYNPASMFGIHVSSGPVRLLYSEIAIGVGQVHKYYQPSKSHRLVSAVIHGEKVPLYGAGGGLLLSGNDVTVPLTVDFELVSRGYVIGKLVRVTHKVHVTCRIAVDAKRARTRIPKKACAVYKA; encoded by the exons atgatGCACGGCAAGTCGGACTCGGACATCAcgagcctggcggcgtcgtcgccGCCGCGGTCGCCGAAGCGTGGTgcgggggccggcggcggcgcctaCTACGTGCAGAGCCCGTCGCGGGACTCGGCGCACGACGGCGGGGGCGCCGGCGGGTACAAGTCCTCGTCGATGCAGGCGACGCCGGTCTACAACAGCCCCAACGAGTCCCCCTCGCACCCGTCCTACGGCCGCCACTCCCGGGCCTCCTCCGTCAGCCGCTTCTCCGGCATCCTCCGCGGCGGCAGCGGGCGCAAGGGCGGCGGCGACCTCAAGGCGGTGAACGCCAAGGGGTGGCCCGAGTGCAGCGTCATCGAGGAGGAGGGCTCCTACGAGGGCCTCTCCGGCGGCGACAGCGGCCTCTCCGGCCGCTGCAAGCTCGCGCTCGCCTTCGTCAGCTTCCTCCTGCTCTTCACCGTCGTCTGCCTCATTGTATGGGGCGCCGCCCGCCCCTACGAGCCCGACGTCGTCGTCAAG AGCATAGCCATGGACAACTTCTATGCCGGAGAGGGCACAGACCACAGTGGGGTTCCAACCAAGATGGTCACGCTCAACTGCTCCCTGAACATGGTGGTGTACAACCCTGCTTCAATGTTCGGAATTCATGTCTCCTCGGGCCCTGTTCGCCTGCTCTATTCGGAGATCGCCATCGGGGTTGGACAG GTTCACAAGTACTACCAACCGAGCAAGAGCCACCGGCTGGTGTCGGCGGTGATCCACGGCGAGAAGGTGCCTCTCTACGGCGCGGGGGGCGGGCTCTTGCTGTCGGGCAACGACGTGACGGTGCCGCTGACGGTGGACTTCGAGCTCGTCTCCCGGGGCTACGTCATCGGCAAGCTGGTGCGGGTGACGCACAAGGTGCACGTGACGTGCCGCATCGCCGTCGACGCCAAGAGGGCGAGGACCAGGATCCCCAAGAAGGCCTGCGCCGTGTACAAGGCCTGA
- the LOC109739241 gene encoding F-box protein At5g07610, which yields MADGSRDISRRRNPADKLTEDLLVEILSRVPYRSLCRFKCVSKRWRGIISHPDHRKALPQYHLQDLAGFLYSSRGPSTGYFSTDNFAHVSAGGRAPIRPSLPFLPDCHQFHLLDSCNGLLLCRRFKTFGAGAFYYVVCNPATEKWVALPGIFSKMQTARLGFDPAVSSHFHVFQFVEDGAADANANDDDDGYEFVRAVDIYSSKTGAWSHKDTGWDFLPRIVSDSRSVFVNGFLHLLAVESAVVAVDVEGTTWRAIPMPDDEDAPIIDVDDGFIDLSRGRLYLANSDQHDLYKLSIWVLEDYGSEVWVLEHSVRYLNLFGVKNVRLGHEYHIAALHPQRNTIFLVYGHDKVLMSYEMDTGKVHFIHDLGQGSMEPYLPYVPLYSEALADWH from the coding sequence ATGGCGGACGGCTCCAGGGACATCAGCAGGCGGCGGAATCCAGCGGACAAGCTCACCGAAGACCTCCTCGTCGAGATCCTGTCGCGCGTGCCGTACAGGTCGCTCTGCCGCTTCAAGTGCGTCTCCAAGCGGTGGCGCGGCATCATCTCCCACCCCGACCACCGCAAGGCGCTGCCGCAGTACCATCTCCAGGACCTCGCTGGCTTCCTCTACTCGAGCCGCGGCCCCAGCACTGGCTATTTCTCAACTGACAATTTCGCCCATGTCTCGGCGGGAGGCCGTGCTCCTATCCGCCCTTCGCTCCCCTTCCTGCCTGACTGTCATCAGTTCCACCTTCTGGACAGCTGCAACGGCCTACTCCTCTGCCGCCGCTTCAAGACCTTTGGTGCGGGGGCATTTTATTACGTGGTGTGCAATCCTGCCACGGAGAAATGGGTCGCCTTGCCCGGCATCTTCAGCAAGATGCAGACAGCTCGCTTGGGGTTCGACCCGGCCGTCTCCTCGCACTTCCATGTGTTCCAGTTCGTGGAGGATGGGGCTGCAGATGCAAATGCCAACGATGATGACGATGGTTACGAGTTCGTCAGAGCGGTTGATATCTACTCCTCCAAAACCGGGGCCTGGAGTCACAAGGACACCGGTTGGGACTTCCTACCTAGGATAGTGAGTGATTCTAGAAGTGTCTTTGTCAATGGTTTTCTGCATTTGCTCGCCGTCGAGTCTGCGGTGGTGGCAGTGGATGTGGAGGGAACTACTTGGAGGGCTATTCCTATGCCGGACGATGAGGACGCCCCCATAATAGATGTTGATGACGGGTTCATTGACCTGTCTCGAGGGCGTTTGTATCTGGCAAATAGTGATCAGCACGATCTTTATAAACTCTCGATCTGGGTTCTCGAGGACTACGGCAGTGAAGTGTGGGTCTTGGAACACAGCGTCAGGTATCTGAATCTATTTGGAGTGAAGAATGTCCGGCTAGGACACGAGTACCATATTGCCGCCCTCCACCCACAACGAAACACAATTTTCCTGGTTTATGGGCATGACAAGGTACTGATGTCTTATGAAATGGATACTGGGAAAGTGCATTTCATCCATGATCTTGGACAGGGTTCAATGGAGCCCTATCTTCCTTATGTTCCCTTGTACTCAGAGGCATTGGCAGATTGGCACTGA